The nucleotide sequence GAACATATCCATGCACAGGCACCGCTGTCGCAGTTGTTTGGATATTCCACAGCACTACGCTCTGCAACTCAAGGCAGGGGAACCTTTTCGATGGAGTTCGACCACTACGCGCAAAAAACCCGCTAATGGTATGGAAAAACATCGAAACGGCATGGTACCAATCTTGCGAAGTTGTGACAAATATGCCTAAAATGTATTGAAAGCGGTGTGAATACTACACCGTTGGAGGTAATTTACACGCTTTTTGGTTGTTTTTTTTACATTGCAATTTCATAAGAGGAGTACAACATGGCTAGAACCTACAATTTGCAGGACATTTTCGCAAGGAACCTAAAGGAGCGCAGAAGAAAGCTCTCTCTAACCCAAGCTCAACTGGCTGAGAAGATCGGCGTTTCCACCTCATTTGTGACAGAGATCGAGACCTCAAGGAAAGCACCTTCCTTCTCCACCATTGAGAAGATCAGTGCCGCGTTGGATGTACCCTGTTGGACCTTTTTTTGCGAGGACGGTGACAAGCTTCCCAATGATGTCACTGTCATGGACCAATTCGCATATAAGCTCAAACAGGACATCAACCACATCATCGATGTGAATGTCAGCCTGACCCGTTAGGCGAGACACACAGATTGTTCTCACACATGTACCGGCGGACATCCTCTGGAAGGAGGGTGTCTGCTTTTTTGCCTCCAGTGATTGAGCGCTGAAACAGAATTCTTTTGACATATGAGTTGATGGGGCGTACCATACATGCATGCGTTCTAGATCAGCATATTGTGATCAAAGGAGGAAATATGAGCGTTGTCAGCAATGATTTGAGGAATGTCGCCATCATCGGCCACAACGACACCGGGAAAACCACGTTGGTGGAACAATTGTTATTTTATGCCAATGTGATTTCCCGGGCAGAGAATGTCTCCAGTGGAAAGACTGTAAGCGATTACACGGATGAGGAAATTTCCCATAAGATTTCCATCCATGCTTCCCTCGCCTCCCTGGGATGGGAAGGAAAAAACCTGAACATCATCGATACCCCGGGAACTGCAGGGTTTATCGGTGAGACCATCTGCG is from uncultured Sphaerochaeta sp. and encodes:
- a CDS encoding helix-turn-helix transcriptional regulator, whose product is MARTYNLQDIFARNLKERRRKLSLTQAQLAEKIGVSTSFVTEIETSRKAPSFSTIEKISAALDVPCWTFFCEDGDKLPNDVTVMDQFAYKLKQDINHIIDVNVSLTR